Proteins found in one Tamandua tetradactyla isolate mTamTet1 chromosome 1, mTamTet1.pri, whole genome shotgun sequence genomic segment:
- the CAV2 gene encoding caveolin-2 isoform X1, with the protein MGLETEKADVQLFVEDDAYSRHSGDIDYGDPEKFADLGMDRDPHRLNSHLQLGFEDVIAEPVSTHSLDKVWICSHALFEISKYVIYKFLTLFLAIPLAFAAGILFATLSCLHIWILMPFVKTCLMVLPSVQTIWKSVTDIAIAPVCVSVGRIFSSASLQLSHD; encoded by the exons ATGGGGCTGGAGACCGAGAAGGCGGACGTCCAGCTCTTCGTGGAGGACGATGCGTACAGCCGCCACAGCGGCGACATCGACTACGGCGATCCCGAGAAGTTCGCGGACTTGGGTATGGACCGGGATCCTCATCGGCTCAACTCGCATCTCCAG CTGGGTTTCGAGGATGTGATCGCCGAGCCGGTGTCTACGCACTCCTTGGACAAAGTGTGGATCTGCAGCCATGCCCTCTTTGAAATCAGCAAATACGTGATCTACAAGTTCCTGACGTTGTTCCTGGCGATTCCCCTGGCCTTCGCTGCGGGAATTCTCTTTGCCACCCTCAGCTGTCTGCATATCTG GATTCTAATGCCTTTTGTAAAGACCTGCCTAATGGTCCTGCCTTCAGTACAGACAATATGGAAGAGTGTGACAGATATTGCCATTGCCCCGGTGTGTGTGAGCGTAGGGCGCATTTTCTCTTCTGCCAGCCTACAGCTGAGCCACGACTGA
- the CAV2 gene encoding caveolin-2 isoform X2 — protein sequence MGLETEKADVQLFVEDDAYSRHSGDIDYGDPEKFADLGMDRDPHRLNSHLQDSNAFCKDLPNGPAFSTDNMEECDRYCHCPGVCERRAHFLFCQPTAEPRLNAPTPGLRIWKL from the exons ATGGGGCTGGAGACCGAGAAGGCGGACGTCCAGCTCTTCGTGGAGGACGATGCGTACAGCCGCCACAGCGGCGACATCGACTACGGCGATCCCGAGAAGTTCGCGGACTTGGGTATGGACCGGGATCCTCATCGGCTCAACTCGCATCTCCAG GATTCTAATGCCTTTTGTAAAGACCTGCCTAATGGTCCTGCCTTCAGTACAGACAATATGGAAGAGTGTGACAGATATTGCCATTGCCCCGGTGTGTGTGAGCGTAGGGCGCATTTTCTCTTCTGCCAGCCTACAGCTGAGCCACGACTGAACGCTCCGACACCAGGTCTGAGGATTTGGAAACTGTAA